A part of Tessaracoccus timonensis genomic DNA contains:
- the argH gene encoding argininosuccinate lyase, translated as MFALSKSTQFDWRLALHDIAGSRAHAKALHAAGYLDDQQAADMDAGLAQLAEDVRTGAFVPAPSDEDVHGALERGLKDIVGADLGGRLRAGRSRNDQIATLIRSYLREEIRLIAQDLDGVLAALEQQAERYLGAVMPGRTHLQSAQPILLSHHLLAHAWPLVRDIERLRDLDARLAISPYGSAALAGSSLGLDPGLVAKELGFSSSVQNSIDGTAARDLIAEAAFILAQVGVDLSRLSEDVIVWCTAEFGFATLDDAWSTGSSIMPQKKNPDVAELARGKSGRLIGNLAGLMATLKGMPLAYNRDLQEDKEPIFDGIDQLHVLIPAIAGMVGTLTFHPERMAEVAPLGFSLATDVADHLVRQKVPFAVAHEVAGATVRFCERKGITLSDLTEDDLPHISEHLDDGVLDVLTVEGSVAARDGRGGTAPARVREQIAELQEARSRLTAWATGAREGATQ; from the coding sequence ATGTTCGCGCTCAGCAAATCAACCCAGTTCGATTGGCGGCTTGCCCTGCACGACATCGCCGGCTCTCGGGCGCACGCTAAGGCGCTGCACGCGGCTGGCTACCTCGACGATCAGCAGGCCGCAGATATGGATGCCGGCCTCGCGCAGTTGGCTGAGGATGTGCGCACGGGAGCGTTCGTGCCAGCGCCAAGCGACGAGGACGTGCACGGCGCGTTGGAGCGTGGGCTGAAGGACATCGTCGGCGCCGACCTGGGTGGCAGGCTCCGCGCCGGCCGCTCTCGCAACGACCAGATCGCCACCCTCATCCGCTCCTACCTTCGGGAAGAGATCCGGCTCATTGCCCAGGATCTCGACGGCGTACTCGCCGCCCTCGAGCAACAGGCCGAGCGCTATCTGGGTGCCGTCATGCCGGGGCGTACCCATCTGCAGTCCGCGCAACCCATCCTGCTCAGCCACCACCTGCTCGCACACGCCTGGCCGTTGGTGCGTGACATCGAGCGTCTGCGCGACCTCGACGCCCGCCTCGCGATCAGCCCGTACGGATCGGCGGCGCTGGCAGGTTCGTCGCTGGGGCTCGACCCCGGCCTCGTCGCCAAGGAGTTGGGCTTTTCCTCGTCGGTGCAGAACTCCATCGACGGCACAGCGGCCCGCGACCTCATTGCGGAAGCGGCGTTCATCCTCGCCCAAGTCGGCGTCGATCTGTCCAGGCTGAGCGAAGACGTCATCGTGTGGTGCACCGCAGAGTTCGGGTTCGCGACGCTGGACGACGCTTGGTCGACGGGGTCGTCGATCATGCCGCAGAAGAAGAATCCCGACGTGGCAGAGCTCGCTCGCGGTAAGTCGGGCCGCCTCATCGGCAACCTCGCTGGGCTCATGGCCACGCTCAAGGGCATGCCGCTGGCCTACAACCGCGACCTGCAGGAGGACAAAGAGCCGATCTTCGACGGCATCGACCAGCTGCATGTGCTCATCCCGGCGATCGCGGGCATGGTCGGCACCCTCACCTTCCATCCGGAGCGCATGGCTGAGGTGGCGCCGTTGGGCTTCTCGCTCGCCACCGACGTGGCGGATCACCTGGTGCGCCAGAAAGTGCCGTTCGCCGTCGCGCACGAGGTCGCCGGCGCCACGGTGCGTTTCTGCGAACGCAAGGGCATCACGTTGTCCGATCTCACCGAGGACGATCTTCCCCACATCTCGGAACACCTCGACGATGGTGTCCTCGACGTGCTTACCGTCGAGGGGTCTGTTGCAGCCCGGGACGGCCGTGGCGGCACTGCTCCAGCGCGGGTGAGGGAGCAGATCGCCGAGCTGCAGGAAGCGCGTTCGCGCCTTACGGCGTGGGCAACTGGCGCTCGAGAGGGGGCCACCCAGTAG
- the tyrS gene encoding tyrosine--tRNA ligase, with protein MNLFEDLNWRGLVAHSTDPEALSQHLDEGPVKFYVGFDPTAASLHIGHLMQLLMARRLQDAGHIPHLLVGGATGLIGDPKASGERVMNDAEVVAGWVEQIREQTRRFVSFEGSNAAVMVNNLDWTKDLSAIDFLRDLGKHFPVNRMLAREIVASRLESGISYTEFSYVLLQSNDFRELHRRHGVTLQTGGSDQWGNLAAGVELLRRSDQAKVHALATPLITKADGTKFGKTEGGAIWIDPELTSPYAFHQFFLNAEDAKVIEYLKVFTFRSPEEIAELERATAEAPFKREAQKALADDITDFVHGVEQRKAAVAAAKAIFGRGELQELDDATLDGVMREVDAAPLPEPMPFVDAMVLSGVVKSKSEARRVVNEGGAYLNNEKVADADMLVDASQLLHGRYGVIRRGRKTVGGVVLS; from the coding sequence ATGAACTTGTTCGAGGACCTCAATTGGCGCGGGCTCGTCGCGCACTCCACCGACCCAGAAGCACTCTCCCAGCACCTGGACGAAGGCCCCGTCAAGTTCTATGTAGGCTTCGATCCCACCGCTGCGAGCCTGCACATCGGGCACCTCATGCAGCTCCTCATGGCCAGAAGGCTGCAAGACGCGGGGCACATTCCGCACTTGCTCGTCGGGGGAGCCACTGGCCTCATCGGCGACCCGAAGGCCTCCGGCGAACGCGTGATGAACGATGCCGAGGTCGTGGCGGGATGGGTGGAGCAGATCCGTGAGCAGACTCGTCGGTTCGTCTCCTTCGAAGGCTCGAACGCTGCCGTGATGGTGAATAACCTCGATTGGACGAAGGATCTCTCGGCCATCGATTTCCTCCGCGACCTGGGTAAACACTTTCCAGTCAACCGAATGCTCGCCCGCGAGATCGTTGCGAGCCGGCTCGAATCAGGCATCAGCTACACGGAGTTCAGCTACGTGCTGCTGCAGTCGAATGACTTCCGCGAGTTGCACCGTCGCCACGGTGTGACGCTGCAGACCGGTGGCTCGGACCAGTGGGGCAACCTTGCCGCGGGCGTCGAGTTGCTTCGCCGCTCGGACCAGGCCAAGGTGCACGCGCTCGCCACGCCACTCATCACGAAAGCTGACGGCACCAAGTTCGGCAAGACCGAAGGCGGCGCAATCTGGATCGATCCGGAGCTTACGAGCCCGTATGCATTCCATCAGTTCTTCTTGAACGCCGAAGACGCGAAGGTGATCGAATACCTCAAGGTGTTCACTTTCCGCTCGCCGGAGGAGATTGCCGAACTGGAGCGTGCTACCGCCGAAGCGCCGTTCAAGCGCGAGGCGCAGAAAGCGCTTGCCGACGACATCACCGACTTTGTGCACGGCGTCGAGCAGCGCAAGGCGGCGGTGGCGGCCGCGAAGGCGATTTTCGGTAGGGGCGAGCTGCAAGAACTCGACGACGCCACCCTCGATGGGGTCATGCGCGAGGTGGATGCTGCGCCGTTGCCCGAGCCGATGCCGTTCGTGGACGCCATGGTGCTGAGTGGGGTCGTCAAATCCAAGAGCGAAGCGCGACGCGTCGTGAACGAGGGCGGCGCGTACCTCAACAACGAGAAGGTGGCCGATGCCGACATGCTGGTCGACGCCAGTCAGCTCCTGCACGGCCGCTACGGGGTAATCCGGCGAGGTCGCAAGACCGTCGGCGGCGTAGTGCTCAGCTAG
- a CDS encoding CapA family protein, whose protein sequence is MSGDLLWHNTLWASAKLDASEGAEEGMDFGPQLASLQPFVEDADLAICHSEVPFAPKGGPYESYPMFAAPPTIASTLKKLGWDLCTTASNHAMDQGWEGLVRTVDDYEAAGIQVAGSYRTEAEASKPVIYTTESGVKVGIVSQTFGLNGIPKAKGKDWSVDIIDADKAIADAKAAKEAGADIVAVHVHAGTEYQHNPDAQQRQFAEAVTASPYVDFVFGQHAHVVQPIDKVNDKWVLYGSGNLIAQSGPSKPWTYDGYMATITLNEQPDGSFAAKQVEWAPTYITRHSRSNPARVYLIPDALAKGEGPAEELKKSASRTRENVTKNKPAGLVERTQ, encoded by the coding sequence GTGTCTGGTGATCTGCTCTGGCACAACACGCTGTGGGCGTCGGCAAAGCTGGATGCCTCGGAAGGCGCCGAAGAGGGAATGGACTTCGGCCCGCAGCTCGCGTCGCTGCAGCCGTTCGTCGAAGACGCCGACTTGGCGATCTGCCACTCTGAAGTGCCTTTCGCACCCAAAGGTGGCCCCTACGAGAGCTACCCCATGTTCGCTGCTCCGCCGACCATCGCTTCGACGTTGAAGAAGCTCGGCTGGGATCTGTGTACCACGGCCTCGAACCACGCGATGGATCAAGGTTGGGAAGGGCTCGTGCGCACCGTCGACGATTACGAAGCCGCAGGCATCCAGGTGGCCGGCTCGTACCGGACAGAAGCTGAAGCCTCGAAGCCGGTGATTTACACTACTGAGTCGGGCGTCAAGGTGGGGATCGTCTCGCAAACATTCGGGCTCAATGGCATCCCGAAAGCCAAGGGCAAGGATTGGTCGGTGGACATCATCGACGCTGACAAAGCCATCGCCGATGCCAAGGCTGCCAAGGAGGCTGGCGCGGACATCGTCGCGGTTCACGTGCACGCGGGCACCGAGTACCAGCACAACCCAGACGCGCAACAGCGGCAGTTTGCGGAGGCAGTGACAGCGTCGCCATATGTCGACTTCGTGTTTGGACAGCACGCGCACGTGGTGCAACCCATCGACAAAGTCAACGACAAGTGGGTGCTCTACGGCTCCGGCAACCTCATCGCGCAAAGTGGCCCGTCAAAACCTTGGACCTACGACGGGTACATGGCGACGATCACGCTGAACGAGCAGCCAGACGGATCGTTCGCCGCCAAGCAGGTCGAGTGGGCGCCGACCTACATCACCCGGCACTCACGCAGCAATCCCGCACGCGTCTATCTCATCCCCGATGCGCTCGCGAAGGGCGAAGGGCCCGCCGAGGAACTCAAGAAGTCTGCGTCGAGGACCCGCGAGAATGTGACCAAGAACAAGCCAGCGGGCCTCGTCGAACGAACACAGTGA